The Dreissena polymorpha isolate Duluth1 chromosome 4, UMN_Dpol_1.0, whole genome shotgun sequence region ACATTTAGCTCAGTGTATCTACAGAAAGACGATGCTTTTGAAAGGCGTATAGCCCTACGCAAAGTTAGTGTAAATTATGAAAATGTATAAGTTGGTTTATCGAAgttcacaatttaaaacaaaacagatGACTTGGGTGATCAAGAAGAAATATTTGAAACCCCTGTGGACAAACCAATCTGGAAATAGAGAGTTAAAACCGCCACATATTATATAGTGTGTGTTTTCTAACAAAGCAGGCACATATATATATCGATAGATAGCTGACAATCAAACCAACtctgtattcatttttttaagttgGTCAATTTATGGTTATAAAGGCAACTATGAAGTGGATACGACGTCGCACTTTCTGCTCCAGTGCACGATCTTGGTGATTGTGTGAAAACAATGAGTGATATAAAAAATAAGCTTTGGTATTAACACACTTAAGAAAAACAAGTTTACATTATAATTGATTGCACTTCACTTAAAAGTGAGAGCTTGCATGCTGAGAGGCTAGAAGGTGTTGGGTGCCAATGAAAAAGACTCCTATTTTCCCTACATAACGgacgttttaaacatttaaaattaactgATCCTAAGATTATTTCCGTGTTCATAAAACTGCATCCAAGATCCTTCCTAACAAAAAGCGTGTGAAAAATGTATAAATTTTAAAGATGGTTCTTATTAACATTTGGCGTTGGAAACGTTACAATCGACGTGACGAGCTATATTTTACGGGTCCTCTAGATTTTACGCTACACCGGTACATATATAGTACGTGGTGGAGAAGACACAGAGGTAATATAATTATAACAGGTTAGCATTTCTCCCAGAAACCGTACGATATTGTATCCAGTTGGTCTGGGCGCCTTTTAAATACATCTGAATAAAAATCGTAATCAGGATTTTCCTTTCTTCTGCGGATTACAAAGAATTTCATATATCTAtgtatacaatgttttgtataattatattcacattcTTAATATTTGCGTTTTTTGTATATTTCGTTGTTCCTAGTTACGGTATAGTAGGGTGTTgtatttattgattattgttggtATCCATTTTGTTTCAGTCTGTCAgttaaaaaactaaaacaaaacactaaataGTGTTACCCATCGATTTGCGATGGATAGACGCAATATACGTTATGAAGTAGTAAGTAGCTATTCACTTATAAATTCGCTTCTTATACGCTTAAATATGACACATTTGCATAAAACGGAAGGTACACAAATGTTGACATATGACAGATCAGCTGACATGGATGTCAGTAAATGATAATTCGTTTTGTGACTTTTTACAGTATGCTACATACAACAGGACCTAACTTTATATAAATTTAACATAGGAggaatatttgaaatttgaagttAAGGTTTAAATCTATTGTCAATGAAGATTTTACAAAATCTGAATACATTAGTTGAAGTAGCTAAAgcaacttcagcgtacagtttatatagtattgacagacctgtacgctgaagcaaaccccatatcgaaagtcaaccagagtggtaacatatttatgtcaggcaattcttaaaaaaattgtttggcataacccgacccaggtaaatttgggtgggtcggtaggtagggatgttttttttttagtctACAAAGAGCTTCTTTTCCTTTACTAATTTTTATACAACTTTTTCCATCGGTCATTATATTGTATGCAGtggacaatatcaactgtgtattccattatctgcgcatgaatgacccaatattacccgatagcgaactcaatgttgatttgcccgctaccatatgcgcttcaaattgttcatggaaacaaagagggtttcatctgattttggggaaagggcctggccttttttgaagAGACAAAAATCACGCAAAACatcggattttgggggaaaagaGGACAgtattaaataatcaattcaacatgtgttactgtttttaaaatgaattcaaGGAAACAGGTAATTTGATAattcaatatttttctattttctacactggatcaggttaacaaatatatataattaattttttttatagataccATTGTTTTGGGGAAAGTCTCTGTAAGAGGGACAAATATGTCTAGGGGAAAGGGCTGACATTCAGCGCGTCTCAAAGAAGGACAAAAAAAACTGGGTGCCTCAACCTGTATTTATACATGCttatttaaattgtttcataAACTATTAATGCTAAAATCTTCAGCTTGTCAATATATGTTATGAAAGAAAATCTTCCTATGACAAATATCAAGCATCTTTGAGGTGATCAAGACTCCcaaaatttgtatatttttacttcagactaacaaAATGTTCAAAGCCCTTCTATATTATATAAAACCAACAGTTTGggtcaatttaattaaatacttacCACTATACAGCTTGCAGACAgatctttattttgttgtttgtgttgtgGTCAATCAAGTTTCTTTTGTTATGCAGCTCTCTGGGGAAGATGAGCGGGTACCAGCTGAGCCAGTTGTTCTTGCCATGGTAGTGCCCCTTGCTGGGGACCAGCATCTGGCCCCACCTCATAGCGGTTAGTCAAGTAAAATTCATGCTGtcctttaaatatttgttttatcatattgttcgtcttgttttgtttgttgttttctcaTTAAAATGCGCATTACTTGATCAGAATTTGTTATTGGAAATAAGTGTAGAATACTACCCTTATATCTAATGATTATTTAACATAGGAGCAACAAAGTATTAActtgtatttttgtaaaatgtccATTAGTTTTATGCAAATAATTTGATAATTGTAGTTAAAGTTATAATCAGAAGTACAGCCCTCTGTATGTTTTAGGGTTGAGAGTTGTGTGTGTTGCATAGAGGCTGAATAACAATTTTGCTAACTTAAACAGAATCGTATCTAATATTTCGTGCAAGTGCAATAAAAATCACATGTGATTATAACAAATAGGGATGGCAATCAATGAATATTCAAATAACCAGGGACCTATAGTCCCTGAAATAACTAATGATGTCTTTTCTATGATAAAGATGGtcttttttatgtaaatgttttgCTTTACAAGGCCCATTTATTATTTATCTTGTAAATAAGTGTTAAaagatatttgttaaaaattgttGCACGTTTACATAACATGTTTGTAGCAGCTTTGTTCATAATGAATTATTATTAACTTTCAGATTGCATTCACAGTTCACATATATTGATTAAGAgacaatttaatacatttaaatactttaataaccGAAAATTTGAATAATAGGTTTGATGTCCATAGCCatccaaaataattatgttacacTGCAGATGAGATTCCTAGCACCAAACTGCCCAGCTACCAGGAGGCGACTACTCTGCCAAGTTATGAGGAGGCTGAACGCTCCAAGGCTGCAGAGGCCTTGCGGGACGGAGAGGGTGTGAGGCAGCGTGACCTAGAGGCCAGTAACCTGTCCGAGGTGGCTGTAGGCACTGATGGAATGTTCCTCTGTACCTTCATCTGTAAGTGGGTTGGACGCATTTATAGGTCCCTATGATAAATGGGTAAAccagttttatttgtatgtggaCTATTAAATAGTCTTAATATTTCCATACACTTGATAGAGGAAGACGCAGTAAAACCAGTTTcttgtgtttaaattttaattttgaagattttttcatttgtatcacttttttaattcaaacaaatTCATGCTATTATTCCTCAATATATTTGTGAGTTTGTGTATAGGTCTGAGCTCCTTTGTACAATATGTGTCACAGTAAAACTGCTATCTCTTTATGACTGATTTTAGTTTGCATCATTTTCAGTGTCATTCCTGTTCAACTGGATAGGGTTCCTGTTCTCTGTGTGTCTTGTGCAGACGATAGCCGGCCGATGTGGCGCACTCTCTGGGCTAGGCCTGGGTATTGTAAAGTGGGTTGCAATCATTAAGGTGAGCAGGGGTCAAGGACCCATTatcacaaacatatttaattaatattcagATTCAACTTTAAACTTTGTTCAACCCTGAGTTTTAAGAGGAATATGTTCATATTCTTATTCCTGAGATCTGAGATTGTTATTTGGCTGACCGACTTTCTCGATACTCTGCTGAGTGGACATTCAAACCTTATCTGAGTCAAGCTCAAAAATTAAGAATGATTATACTAGGTCCAGGTCAACAATATTGTCTTTAACATCAATGAAGTGGTCTCAAGCTAATTTCCAATCACTCAAGCATATcttgatttattgatttacatGCCAATGAAAGACTTTGAATGGGTCAGTCTGTTATGGAACtgctatacatgtatgtactttaCTTCACATTATATTTGCCACCTCATAAGATTACATAGATAGTTGTTTGCACAGTATTAACTTAAGGTACTGTTAATAGtgaattaaaaatgtgtaaaccctattgtgtttattttggAAAGGAACTTCATAGTTGGAAATATTTTCCCATGAAAATGGAAAGCATGGCAAACACTGCCTAACATTGTCATTTAGCCATAGTTGAAGATCtttaatatttgatattgtgttgttaaaattaaagaaaatattgcaaacTATATTCTATATGATAATCTGCAATTTTAGCTTTAGTTGTTTCCGCAAattaatttgtaataattttttacatTACAACCAGTTGTATGTTTGTCTGAATATGGCTGACTTGTTGTCTGTATTTAGCCAACGTGTTTCCTGCCTGTTTTAGTACAACCAGTTGGCTGCTGGGTACCAGTTGTGTGTATTTTGTTGACTGGTTTCTTGCCTGTTTCAGCAAAATCAGTTTGCAGTTGGGTACCTGTTGTCTGTATTTTGCTTACTGGTTTCCTGCCTGTTAAGGCATTATTAGTTTGCGACGGTACCagttgtttgtattttgttgattGTTTCTCTGCTTGTTTCAGCACAATCAGTGTGCGGGTAGGTACCAGTTGTATGTATATTGTTGATTGTTTCCCTTCTTGTTTCAGCACAATCAGCGAGTGGCCGGGTACCAGTTTTACGAATTTTATTGATTGTTTCTCTTTCTGTTTCAGCACAATCAGTGGGTGGCTGGTTACCAGTTGTATGTATTTTGTTGATTGTTTCCCTGCTTGTTCCAGTACAATCAGTTGGCAGCCAGGTACctgttgtatttttttgttaatagaccagtttcacaatactaccgctgttgctatttttagatatcacgcgACGCatcgaatttcagaacgaggctgaacgtgtacaCATCTATGGCGGATGATATTGATGATTATAAAccagttgatttttattaattatatttgggattttcatgagcactgacactTGTTACAATAACAGCaaacatatacatacatgcatgtgttGTTTAGTCCATAAATTGATGAGGCCATGAGgggttataaaataaacattattacaaCTAAGTCgatcataattattttaaagccACAGTATTTAGTACCACTAGTGTATAAGggcatgtacattttatttcatctttattaaaattcaagatacccatgatcatcagagcaaatgtgatctgaagaataaacattgatatttgcacaaaacaaatatatacataagtCATATAATACAAAACGTTattacataaattaaattttCAATTCTGTACTATTTTTCATGAACGATTTAACGTGTAAGATGTGTGTTGATTCAATTATAAGAAAAAGCAATATAAAATGCAAAGCACatgacactatttaaatgttatattatttttcttttaacttgaattaattttcttttacagtgATTGAAAGACAATATTAAAGAATTCTTTGATACAGGTAAAAAAAAACGAACGTGGAGCAAAttgaactgtctatgcatgcatCTTTATTTCTCATTAaacgtgattatgagtgataaCTATATGTCACTTTATGTCATAAATCTCCTTTGTCtgtatttttcggaaacattATTAAACCCCGTTGTGGTAAACAAAAATACttgatttaattttgttcttcTATACTCAAACGAACACTCTTTATAAGACTTCATAATGACGGAATTTTATTTTGCCGGTACCCACTAAATAGGGTTCGTGTTTAgcataaaattttataaatatttcaaatgcataggTATTGAGCACTTAATTATGTATCCCAACATTCGTTCACAAGGACAATCGTTCCTACGATAATTTTGACAAGGTGGACATTCGTTCATACGTTGTTTTAACTACCTGGACATTCACTCCGGATATTAGCTCTTACATAGTTTTCACGCTCAGATTTCTGCAATGTTTTGCAAATTACAGATCTCAGTGTTAGTCGATATATTCAAATATCACGATAAAGTCTTACAACAGTATAAAGTATTacacaaaattgagaaaaaaacataACTAACTATTTAAATAACGACACATTAAAATACCGGATAAAATGCCAAGAGTgtcatattaattattttgaaaaaaatgtgataataatgaccgggatagaaattattcaggaacgaatctccgggctgtcaaaataacgaaggaacgaatgtCCTGGCAGTAGAAATTATGTAGGAACCATAAtccgcattgtcaaaataacgaaggcacgaatgttcaggttgtcaaaaaCATAGGAACCAATGTCCGCCTGTGTAAAAATAGGCTAGGACGAATGACCAGCATtcattgtattattatgataaaactggctaatatctatacagtatttagttagAGTATtttggcgttacattagtctAAGAAATGACTACGTAATACTACTACCACGACAGACATTGTGTAACATAAATGATGTTcaatgaccaggcatctaccacggtggtttatgacaccatgctgttattaaatatttgtcggcacagtatctgatcataatgagataatgggtttgtgctaaacacaggggctattaaaccacagatgtatcaataaacaagatagatttttattcaaatgtgcgatattatcataaaaaagctctaacaaagagtgtcaaatgtctgcaaaaaatgaagaaaaacaagtacttttatcaagattattttaacaTATTGACACTGAAACTGTAAAGTACACATTTATTACTTATTCTGACAATGTGATATTGTGTTTTCTAAATCGTTGCATCGCCGAATGTTCCAAAGAGTGAaaggttgaaatcagatgcggcgttgcgtgTGACTATTGTAAATggttacacgttcagcctcgttctggagttctgcgagtcacgtgactttgcgctcttatcaatttAGGCCTATTGTAAAAAGGGTCTATTGTTTTCCTGCTTGTTTCAGCACATTCAGTAAGAAGCCAGGTACCAGTTGTATGTATTTTGTTGATTGTTTTCCTGTTTGTTTCAGCACATTCAGTGAGAAGCCAGGTatcagttgtttgttttttgtttattgtttctgTGCTTGTTTCAGCACAATCAGTGGGCGGCTGGGTATGCTGACCAGGAATCCTGGGTTTGGTGGCTCCTCATATTCTGTGGTATGAGACTTTATAGCAATTTgtcgttggttgaaaaacatggcagccagggggcggggcatttttccttatatggctatagtaaaaccttgttaacactctagaggccacatttattgttcgatcttcatgaaacttgcttagatgatttgtctaaatgatatcttggatgagttcaaaaatggtaaccttggcttgaaaaacatggctgccaaggggcttgcattttttccttatatggctttctatggctttagtaaaatcttgttaactttctagtttgctcaatcttcatgaaatttggtcagaacattggtttcctgtgtaccggtagtaaagtttggttttattatgtcaatattatgtgacattaactgtgttatgtaatttttcataacacagaattttcatagttaacataactgttttagtcattaacacttataataagcctttcaactaagagataactgagagaaagacaacatgtacatgattttgcagtatttatgcagtatttatctcccttgtttaacctggtacagtaatctatttttaaccaggttttccgaaggaaaaaactggttattagattggcgaatgcgggcgggctggctggctggcgggcgggcgggcttgtccgggccataactatgttgttcattgtcagattttaaaatcatttggcacatttgttcaccatcattggacggtgtgtcgcgcgaaataattacgtcgatatctccaaggtcaaggtcacactttgagttcaaaggtcaaaaatggccataaatgagcttgtcctggccataactatgtcattcattgtgagattttaaaatcatttggcacatttgttcaccatcatgggacggtgtgtcgcacgaaagaatcacgtcaatatctccaatgtcaaggtcgccacgactaaaaatagatttttttttaaaacaaacttacaaagggggttaattttgtttgttaatttcaaaagttcagtttgagttttctccctttatcagatttttttttcacaatgaaaacctggttttgtgacaattttgtcccttgttagtcctgctctggaatttgggaagatattgatcattgataaatgcactgttctgagcgaaaattgactactctgccattgatctcttctgaactgtataaaataagctgtttgggctgatttaaacacctcttgatgctttcttgaaaagttaacagctcttgaaaaaggttggaattttgaaataattaaactctaaattatttttaacaccagcatcaagacattttggcattattttctaaattattcttattatttagattatttttatttggcattttctaaattagaaaaaCTCTATTCTAGTTCAATAACTAGTAAATTTTTCTAATtgttacatttgattcactgaagtttcctaatctccataaatattgttctttagattaaattagacctattttgtaaacttgatttttgaagcactttctagactaaaagtaacttatatttatatcagggttttttgacagattttgaacttctttttacattcattaaggtatttgctgtatgttgttcatttttgtaacgatacttagattctttagacttggttTTGTACCTGTTCtcaattttctgtcattgttcttcattttccgagttcttggaataaaaattagttatttttgttaaagctgccttggttttcacttataaatgaattctttgagtgtatttaggcgtccctgactgaacgcctttagttaattgaattacaaccagtcagtatattcatcctgaccggaaataagagtttgtcaaataaatatttccgcattacataagtgcttacaaagttacattACTTGTAACGGTCCTGTGACCGGTTTATTTGCGTAAGcaaaggagaccgcactaccacacctggataggacagttgagttcgataatggtttggattggtaaaaaaacatggccgccaaggggggggggggtctttttccttagatttatatagtaaaaaagcttgtgaacactctagaagtcacatgttttgcctaatcatcatgaaattttgtcaaaacataagttatgtggatgtctcgggcgagtttgaaaatggtcgtgatcagtgaaaaaacatggccgccagggagttgggcagttttctttatatgtttatagtgacaacatgtgaacagtatagaagacacatttttttcccaatcttcatgaaattttgacatatcttggaagagttaaaaaatggttcaggtctgttaaaaaacatggccgccaaggggcaattgtttgttcattcttcatgatacttggttagaacatttgttccattgatatcttgggctgcaaagaacaggtcatttcttttttatctcaggtgagcgactttgggcctttcaggccctcttgtttttaactgaagtctcttttaaagtaataatccagttaaggtggaaggaatagtccctgataagcctctgttgactgcacatgctaatgtgtGACAAAACGTTACTCACATGCTAATGTGTGACAACACGTTACTCACATGATGCTCATGTGTTACAACACGTTACTCACATATGCTAATGTGTGACAACACGTTACTCACATATGCTAATGTGTGACAACACGTTACTCACATATGCTAATGTGTGACAACACGTTACTCACATATGCTAATGTGTGACAACACGTTACTCACATATGCTAATGTGTGACAACACGTTACTCACATGCTAATGTGTTACAACACGTTACTCACATGCTAATGTGTGACAACACGTTACTCACATGCTAATGTGTTACAACACGTTACTCACATATGCTAATGTGTGACAACACGTTACTCACATGCTAATGTGTGACAACACGATACTCACATGCTAATGTGTTACAACACGTTACTCACATATGCTAATGTGTGACAACACGTTACTCACATGCTTATGTGTGACAACACGTTACTCACATGCTAATGTGTTACAACACGTTACTCACATATGCTAATGTGTTACAACACGTTACTCACATATGCTAATGTATGACAACACGTTACTCACATATGCTAATGTGTGACAACACGTTACTCACATATGCTAATGTGTGACGACACGTTACTCACATATGCATATGTGTGACAACACGTTACTCACATATGCTAATGTGTGACAACACGTTACTCACATATGCTAATGTGTGACAACACGTTACTCACATATGCTAATGTGTGACAACACGTTACTCACATATGCTAATGTGTGACAACACGTTACTCACATATGCTAATGTGTGACAACACGTTACTCACATATGCATATGTGTGACAACacgttactcacatgcattgagtccagttAGTCCAGAACAAGGTTCAATTTTGGtcaattttgtttattctttcaaatacatgtttcagttattttaaagaaaagatTGGTTATGGTTTGCATGATTGTTTTCAATCACAGCAGATACTAATTTGAGGCTAAAAGTTGAAATAACAATTATCTCGGATATTGATCTGAGATATATGCTTCATGTactttaagtttaaacctattaagcTTATCTAAATGAAAGGCTGTCAAGTCTGTTTTCTGAGTAGAACTTTTTTTCAGAGAGATTATAACATTATAacaatgctcccacagtggggaccAAACTCATTAACTCCTGGTGGCTAGGGGGACAAAATAACCACTATGCAATGGTGTGCTGAATGTGATTTTGTTAATGATTTGCTTCTGTTTTCAACATGTACATATGCACATTATATTGTTTTAAGCCTTGACTGAAATAATGCAGTACTTTATCCTGTTCTGCAGGGTTCATGATATTCATTCGTGGCGCAGTGGAGTACGCGAGGTTCAAGTTTGAATGGAACAGGGTCCGAATCCAAGTACGCAGTTACCGCCTCTTCTAGGTCCACAACACCGCAGTGTTCAACTCACCCGAAATGGAGCCAGCAAACAAATTTTAGCAAACTTTCCTTTAATTTTTGTAACGCAcgttttttatatcatttaatcCTAATGCACTTTACTGCATTTTGGTTATCTAATGAAGtgaagcaaaaaaacaacatactaaTTTGATAGATTTTGTGTTGGATTTTGTCTTATTCAGCGACTAACATTTCAGCCTTCTTCACCAGTAATACTCTAACATCATTTATAATAGTTAAATGAAATTTTGTGGATTTCTAAAATGATTTTTATGTGGTT contains the following coding sequences:
- the LOC127877862 gene encoding NEDD4 family-interacting protein 1-like isoform X1, encoding MDRRNIRYEVLSGEDERVPAEPVVLAMVVPLAGDQHLAPPHSDEIPSTKLPSYQEATTLPSYEEAERSKAAEALRDGEGVRQRDLEASNLSEVAVGTDGMFLCTFILSFLFNWIGFLFSVCLVQTIAGRCGALSGLGLGIVKWVAIIKHNQWAAGYADQESWVWWLLIFCGFMIFIRGAVEYARFKFEWNRVRIQVRSYRLF
- the LOC127877862 gene encoding NEDD4 family-interacting protein 1-like isoform X3 — translated: MDRRNIRYEVLSGEDERVPAEPVVLAMVVPLAGDQHLAPPHSDEIPSTKLPSYQEATTLPSYEEAERSKAAEALRDGEGVRQRDLEASNLSEVAVGTDGMFLCTFILSFLFNWIGFLFSVCLVQTIAGRCGALSGLGLGIVKWVAIIKHNQCAGRYQLYVYC
- the LOC127877862 gene encoding NEDD4 family-interacting protein 1-like isoform X2 translates to MDRRNIRYEVLSGEDERVPAEPVVLAMVVPLAGDQHLAPPHSDEIPSTKLPSYQEATTLPSYEEAERSKAAEALRDGEGVRQRDLEASNLSEVAVGTDGMFLCTFILSFLFNWIGFLFSVCLVQTIAGRCGALSGLGLGIVKWVAIIKHNQWVAGYQLYVFC